From one Pseudomonas sp. S35 genomic stretch:
- the yidC gene encoding membrane protein insertase YidC, whose amino-acid sequence MDIKRTILIVALAIVSYVMVLKWNQDYGQAALPTQNVATNQAAPAIPDTPLGNNASASADVPSANGETSAPLETPVVTNKDLIHVKTDVLDLAIDPQGGDIAQLKLPLYPRRQDHPDVPFQLFDNGGERTYLAQSGLTGTNGPDARATGRPVYSTEQKSYQLADGQNQLNVDLKFSLDGVNYIKRFSFTRGLYDLKVTYLIDNTSEKPWSGNLFAQLKRDGSSDPSSSTATGTATYLGAALWTSNEPYKKVSMKDIDKGALKETVQGGWVAWLQHYFVTAWIPNKAEANLVQTRKDSQGNYIIGFTGPALTVAPGAKAETSATLYAGPKSQAVLKELSPGLELTVDYGILWFIAQPIFWLLQHIHSIVGNWGFSIIFLTMLIKGIFFPLSAASYKSMARMRAVAPKLAALKEQHGDDRQKMSQAMMELYKKEKINPLGGCLPILVQMPVFLSLYWVLLESVEMRQAPFMLWITDLSIKDPFFILPIIMGATMFIQQRLNPTPPDPMQAKVMKMMPIIFTFFFLWFPAGLVLYWVVNNVLSISQQWYITRKIEAATKKAEA is encoded by the coding sequence ATGGATATTAAACGCACGATCCTGATCGTCGCCCTGGCAATCGTGTCCTACGTCATGGTTCTTAAGTGGAACCAGGACTACGGCCAAGCTGCCCTGCCGACTCAGAATGTTGCTACCAACCAGGCTGCGCCGGCTATTCCGGACACCCCGCTGGGTAACAATGCGTCCGCGAGTGCCGATGTTCCCAGCGCGAATGGCGAGACAAGCGCCCCTTTAGAAACGCCAGTGGTCACCAACAAAGACCTCATCCACGTGAAAACGGATGTGCTCGACCTGGCTATCGACCCGCAAGGTGGTGATATCGCGCAGTTGAAACTGCCGCTGTATCCACGTCGCCAAGACCATCCGGATGTTCCGTTCCAACTGTTCGATAACGGTGGTGAACGTACTTATCTGGCACAAAGCGGCCTGACCGGCACCAATGGTCCGGATGCGCGTGCTACCGGTCGTCCGGTTTATTCGACCGAACAGAAGAGTTATCAACTGGCTGATGGCCAGAACCAGTTGAACGTCGACCTGAAATTCAGCCTCGACGGCGTGAACTACATCAAGCGTTTCAGCTTCACTCGCGGTTTGTACGACTTGAAGGTCACTTACCTGATCGACAACACCAGCGAAAAACCTTGGAGCGGCAACCTGTTTGCCCAGCTCAAGCGTGATGGCAGCTCCGATCCTTCTTCCAGCACCGCCACCGGCACAGCGACTTACCTGGGCGCAGCCCTGTGGACAAGTAACGAGCCGTACAAAAAAGTGTCGATGAAAGATATCGACAAAGGCGCGCTGAAAGAGACAGTCCAGGGTGGTTGGGTTGCCTGGTTGCAACACTACTTCGTGACCGCATGGATTCCGAACAAGGCTGAAGCCAACCTGGTTCAGACCCGTAAAGACAGCCAAGGCAACTACATCATTGGTTTTACTGGCCCGGCGTTGACCGTCGCACCAGGCGCCAAGGCTGAAACCAGCGCTACCCTGTACGCCGGCCCGAAAAGCCAGGCAGTCCTGAAAGAGTTGTCCCCAGGTCTGGAACTGACTGTGGATTACGGCATTCTGTGGTTCATTGCCCAGCCGATCTTCTGGCTGCTGCAACATATCCACAGCATTGTGGGTAACTGGGGCTTCTCGATCATCTTCCTGACCATGCTGATCAAGGGGATCTTCTTCCCACTGTCGGCTGCCAGCTACAAGTCGATGGCGCGCATGCGTGCAGTGGCCCCGAAACTGGCCGCGCTGAAAGAGCAACATGGCGATGACCGGCAGAAAATGTCGCAGGCCATGATGGAGCTGTACAAGAAAGAGAAGATCAACCCGCTGGGTGGTTGCTTGCCGATTCTTGTGCAGATGCCGGTATTCCTGTCGCTGTACTGGGTACTCCTGGAAAGCGTGGAAATGCGCCAGGCCCCGTTCATGCTGTGGATAACTGACCTGTCGATCAAAGACCCGTTCTTTATCCTGCCGATCATCATGGGCGCGACCATGTTTATCCAGCAGCGTCTGAACCCAACACCGCCGGATCCGATGCAGGCCAAAGTGATGAAAATGATGCCAATCATCTTCA
- the yidD gene encoding membrane protein insertion efficiency factor YidD, translated as MRKLALVPIQFYRYAISPLMASHCRFYPSCSCYALEAIENHGLLRGGWLTFRRLGRCHPWNPGGYDPVPPIPTSRSSSMAE; from the coding sequence ATGCGTAAACTGGCACTCGTTCCGATCCAGTTTTATCGCTATGCCATTAGTCCCCTGATGGCCAGTCACTGTCGTTTCTACCCCAGTTGTTCCTGCTACGCGTTAGAGGCCATAGAAAATCATGGTCTTCTGCGCGGTGGCTGGCTGACCTTTCGTCGTTTAGGTCGCTGTCATCCGTGGAATCCCGGTGGTTATGACCCGGTTCCGCCTATCCCTACCTCCCGTTCTTCTTCGATGGCCGAGTAA
- the rnpA gene encoding ribonuclease P protein component, translating into MSQDFSREKRLLTPRHFKAVFDSPTGKVPGKNLLLLARNNDLDHPRLGLVIGKKSVKLSVERNRLKRLMRESFRLHQDTLVGWDIVIVARKGLGDVENPELIQHFGKLWKRLARTNKPAPAVSTETVGVDSTDA; encoded by the coding sequence GTGAGTCAGGACTTCAGTCGGGAAAAGCGTCTGCTAACCCCCCGGCATTTCAAGGCAGTCTTTGACTCCCCCACCGGCAAGGTTCCGGGGAAAAATCTCCTGCTCCTTGCGCGTAACAACGATCTTGATCACCCCCGTCTCGGGTTGGTGATTGGCAAGAAGAGCGTAAAGCTCTCCGTTGAGCGCAATCGCCTCAAGCGTCTGATGCGCGAATCGTTTCGCCTCCACCAGGACACTCTGGTTGGTTGGGATATTGTTATCGTCGCGCGCAAAGGCTTGGGGGATGTAGAAAACCCCGAATTGATTCAGCATTTCGGCAAGCTCTGGAAACGTCTGGCGCGTACCAACAAACCAGCACCAGCAGTCAGCACCGAAACTGTAGGGGTAGACAGCACCGATGCGTAA
- the rpmH gene encoding 50S ribosomal protein L34, translating into MKRTFQPSTIKRARTHGFRARMATKNGRAVLSRRRAKGRARLAV; encoded by the coding sequence ATGAAACGTACTTTCCAACCAAGCACCATCAAACGCGCCCGTACCCACGGCTTCCGTGCTCGCATGGCTACCAAGAACGGCCGTGCTGTCCTGTCGCGTCGCCGCGCCAAAGGTCGTGCGCGTCTGGCAGTTTGA